The Hyla sarda isolate aHylSar1 chromosome 2, aHylSar1.hap1, whole genome shotgun sequence genome includes the window TAAATTCTCCGTAATAActggcaaggaccctggacctaaacttAACCCCATATCCAGCGGATATGCACATACTAAATTCCtgcaagctaaagaacttacttaAAGTCCCATCCAACGGTCAATCTCAGCCAAGCTATTCATAgactctgttaggctgggttcacaccacgttttcttaaatacagttcccgtatacggttgggaggagggggggcggggccgtatgcggtttcccgactgcaggcaaaaacgtggtcgaccacgtttttgcctgcggtcgggaaagcgcatacggccgaaaacgaagccgaccggaggcagcggtacactccggtcggctcatagacatacattaaatacggttcccgaatacggctgagtgcgggcaccgcgattaagccccgccccctcctcccagccgtatacgggagccgtatttaacaaaacgtggtgtgaacccagccttacaaagactgtttgtatgttcgcatgttactgaaaatcttcagtaaaagttgatgcaagttttcagcgaagctctggttgtggacaattctTTATTCTGCAAAGACCTAtcgtccttgggaagggtggcgataggccaaatcacgcagcatttaaccctcaccctggcgtcatgactgaTAAGGGTTAATAGAACCCTTTATAATATGCAGAGCAACATCCTGACCACCACATCCACAAGGCAACCACCACAACTACTATAAATcctctgcacctctcctcatcacaactataactccccctacacctctcctcatcactactataaccccccctgcacctctcctcatcactactataacccccccctgacctctcctcatcactactataaccccccctgcacctctcctcatcactactataacccaccctgcacctctcctcatcattactataaccccctcacacctctcctcatcactactataacccccacctgcacctctcctcatcactactataacccccccccccccgcacctctcctcatcactactagagatgtcgcaaaacttgcatgttcgcgttcgcattgcccggcgaacatatgtgaagttcgattcgacccctatactttaacattgcggtaaactttgaccctgtgagtcagaatcagcagcagtccctcccttccagaccctcctacctcctgcacggatgccattttaccttcatttggcatgctgcaggcttagaaagtggagggacagagaagctgctcctgctgtaatggggaaagcgatagctaggttgctgctaggtggtgtattcagggtccactttactcctaaagcactagtctaacatctgctttaaggacagcacccaaaaaagttgttttagggctcaaatatcagtccgtgtgtcttgcaacagctggaggcaccctggttgggagggagccactggttaaaaggggtactccggtgtaaaacttaagttccttcaagcaactaactacagtattaaaagggctataagttcagtccgtgtgtcttgcaactgctggaggcaccctggttggggacctctgcttaaaaggggatctccgatggcaaccttttttgctcattgtcacactagtgcaaatcacatttggtttgACAGCTgttcaaataaaagaaaataaaaaccttttttggctgtgaaatgaaaccagtgctgcctaaaggggggctctaactatgtgctgcctaatatatgggaatctatgtgctgcctaaagggggatctaaatatgtgctgcctaaagggggctctatgtgctgcctaaagggaggctctaactatgtgctgcctaatatgtgggaatctatgtgctgcctaaagggggctctatgtgctgcctaaagggaggctctaactatgtgctgcttaatatggggaatctatgtgctgcctaaaggggggctctaactatgtgctgcctaacatgggggaatctatgtgctgcctaaaggggggatctaactatgtgctgcttaatatgggggaatctatgtgctgcctaaaggtggtctctatgtgctgcctaaaggggggctctaactatgttctgcctaacatgggggaatctatgtgctgcctaaaggggggatctaactatgtgatgcctaaaggggggatctatgtgctgctctatgtgctgcctaaagggaggctcttcctatgtgctgcctaagggggggctctaactatgtgctgcctaatatgggggaatctatgtgctgcctaaagggggggatctaattATGTGATGcccaaaggggggatctaactatgtgctgcctaaaaggggctacagcatgttattccaaaccatttaggaataataggtgatttatgccctttatggattaaaaccagactctgcatcaactatgtaatttccaATGGGAGTTtttccatggatccccctccagcacgccacagtccaggtgttagtccccttgaaacaacttttattgtggccagaaagagtccctgtgggttttaaaattcgcctgcccattgaagtcaatggcggttcgcccggttcgcgaacatttgcggaagttcgcgctcgcggttcgcaaaccgaaaattttatgtttgcgacatcattaatcactactataaccccccctgcacctctcctaataactactataatgccccccctgcacctctcctcatcactactataaccccccctgcacctctcctcatcactactataaccctcccacacctctcctcatcactactataaccccccctgcacctctcctcatcactactataaccccccctgcacctctcctcatcactacaataacccctccccacctctcctcatcactactataacccctccccacctctcctcatcactactataaccccccctgcacctctcctcatcactactataaccccccgcacctctcctcaacactactataacctccctgcacctctcctcatcactactataaccccccctgcacctctcctaatcattactataaccccccccacgcacctctcctcatcactactataacccttcagcccctctcctcatcactacaataaccccccctgcacctctcctcatcactactataacccccctgcacctctcctcatcactactataacccccccgcacctctcctcatcactactataacccccactgcacctctcctcatcactactataaccccaacgcacctctcctcattactactataaccccccctgcacctctcctcatcactactatatcccccccgcacctctcctcatcactactataacgccccctgcacctctcctcatcactactataaccccctctacacctctcctcatcagtactataacccccctgcacctctcctcatcactactataacccccccccgcacctctcctcatcactactataacccccccgaaCCTTCCTCATCacaactataacccccccccccccgcacctctcctcatcacactataaccccccgcacctctcctcatcactactataacccccccctgcacctctcctcatcactactataaccccccgcacctctcctcatcactactataaccccccctgcacctctcctcatcactactataacctccccgcacctctcctcatccctactataaccccccgcatctctcctcatcactactataacccccctgcacctctcctcatcactactataacccccccgcacctcaccTCATCACTaatataaccccccgcacctctcctcatcactactataacctccccgcacctctcctcatccctactataacccccgcatctctcctcatcactactataacccctcctgcacctctcctcattactactataaccccccttgcacctctcctcatcactactataaccccactgcatctctcaccacccccagaacacccccctgcacctctcatcacccccataacaccccctctcatcacctccataacacccccctcccatcacccccataacaccccgctgcacctctcatcaccccccataacctccccatgcacctctcatcacccctataacaccccaagcacctcttcccctgcacctctcatcaccattgtagtctgcaaacaacaccCCAACCCGAGCAACCACCCCCCCTCCCCGGCGCCCACCCCCGCCCGTTCACCCACCCTGCCGGGGATCTGTGCAGCTGTTGCTCCTGTCACAGTGTCACTGCACAGGGAGGATCTGTCGGGAGGATGCTTTAGCTGGACTGGAGAACAcgtagggacaggtcaggtgactggattagacgtgcgtgcctgcgcggggcacgtcgactcccatcagcccctggcctgtccggccctgccgtacttcttcaGGGGCCCGTGCCCTAGAAAGAGCAGGCCATAGTCCTCGGGCCCCCCCAGACaggggtcagtgagtgacagtcactcactgacaagctggtaaaaaaaaaaataaaggtccagggacgtccgggcctcctgaagctccgggccccatacaagtgtatgggttgtacccccctgatggcggccccagtacctccagcttttgcaaaactacaatgcccagaatacatggtctgtcagtgcatgttgggagttgtagttttacaacagctggaggcacactggttgcaaaacactgagttaggtaacaaatccTAACCCAATGTTTCGCAACctacgtgcctccagctgttgcaaaactaaaactctcagcgtgcactgacagccaaaaagcatgctggtagttgtagttgtgcctccagctgttgcaaaactacaactcccagcatgccctttggctgtgcatgctgggagttgttgctaagcaacagcaggaggcaaggcctcacctcctgctgctgctgtcatTTTCTCGCCATTGATCATCGCCGCCAGTTCTGGGGCCCGCAATACCGCTACTGACGCCAGGGATTGGGGGGCCCCTTCTGCTGGTATCACCTCCcagcacccgctctcgccctctggAAGAGGAGCGGAGTGGGTGCCGTCATTGTCACCCCCAGCAGGAGTCCTAATTCACGTGCAGGTAATGGCAGGCAGCCCTGATTCGATGGCAGGCATCCTGATCCATTCACCGCCAGATTACCGGTGGTGAAGAGAAACacagagggcatacaggtacgctcttggtcctggtggggttaaaCAGACCATGAACTttgttacttatataaaaaaaaaaaaaaaaaacacggaagCATTTTATTAGTTTTATTAATATTAACATGCAAAGCAACACTAGATATATAGAAGACATCTTCTTCTTTTCTGTATGGATCTCATACTCCGTCATCATGTATTGAACTGCAATGTTCggcacacaggaggaggctcaggtaCAACAGCAAAAGAACTTTGCACAATGAACGACGAGGAAGATAATGATGAGCACTGGAATACTTATCAAAATGTTCTTCATGACAAATATAGCATCAGGATCGCTGAACTTACGTTTTTTCAGAGGATCTCTTTGCACAGACAACTTAAAGCCGGCCGTCAGTTTCCCCTGCAGCCAGCAATAGTAGGTTCCTGCGTCACTGTACTGGATGGAGCGAAAGTTCAGATGGCCTCCATGATCAATGAAGACTCTCATAGACTTTTTAGCACCAATTAGATTCTCTGTGAGATAAAGTCGCTCATTATCTTTGTCCCAGGCCACCGCATGTTCCGGCCTTACTCCTGGACAAGAAATACTCATTCTGCTGCCCATTGTTTGAGTATGAATCTCCGTTGGTACCTTAGAGATCCATGGGATGTAATCTTTAAGCTTTCCTATAGTGTGCATCAGAGTGCTCAACATGCCCATAACTCCCTTCTTCCGCACATGACATTTAGTCATGCAGCTCCGGATCATGATCTCTGGTCTTCGCTTGGAGAGCAATTTCTTGAATTTGAGTGGAACGGCTTCTGAGCCACATGAAGACACATCATTCTTGTTTGCATGAAATCTGGGGTTGAGGTAGGAACTATTGACATAGCATAGGCCAATGCTCCTTTGTTCCCCTCTGACATCACATCGGTCACACACTGTCCAATCTGAAAAAGTGGTGAAGGCCACAAAGTATTTGTTTTTCAGATGTGGCTGTGGCTTGCCATCTTTCTCTACAAAAGATACAAGGGCATCCTTGGAGTCCTGAATATCAACATTGTATCCATAAAAGAAGTGTCCATCCTGTGTGCCGCATAGATAATTTCCGGAATTTTCTATTTGTGCCTTATGTACAATAAGGTTGAACATCCGGATAGTGAACTTTAAAGAGGTATCATAAGCGTCCCGAACATTTTCTACATCGAGTTGCACCGTACCTTTGAAGTCTGTGAGGACCATGGGCTTGTCTCCGCTCTTCTTCTGGTAGTACCATACCACGTACTTTGTTTCCTCAGGCTTGCATTGGCAAGGAAGTTCAATTGTCACGTCAGACAGATAAGCAGCCGTTTCAAACAGGAGGTATGCCGGGCATTTTGTAGAGCTGAGTATGTCGTCATCTTTCGCAATAGTGGTTGAGCTGCTTGCAGGAATGAAATAAAGCAAGAAAATGGCAGCTACAAAAGCGAGAAGAGG containing:
- the LOC130358046 gene encoding Ig-like V-type domain-containing protein FAM187A; the encoded protein is MMLQYCPLLAFVAAIFLLYFIPASSSTTIAKDDDILSSTKCPAYLLFETAAYLSDVTIELPCQCKPEETKYVVWYYQKKSGDKPMVLTDFKGTVQLDVENVRDAYDTSLKFTIRMFNLIVHKAQIENSGNYLCGTQDGHFFYGYNVDIQDSKDALVSFVEKDGKPQPHLKNKYFVAFTTFSDWTVCDRCDVRGEQRSIGLCYVNSSYLNPRFHANKNDVSSCGSEAVPLKFKKLLSKRRPEIMIRSCMTKCHVRKKGVMGMLSTLMHTIGKLKDYIPWISKVPTEIHTQTMGSRMSISCPGVRPEHAVAWDKDNERLYLTENLIGAKKSMRVFIDHGGHLNFRSIQYSDAGTYYCWLQGKLTAGFKLSVQRDPLKKRKFSDPDAIFVMKNILISIPVLIIIFLVVHCAKFFCCCT